The Natribaculum luteum genome contains the following window.
CCAGCAAATATCCCAACCTGCGGTACGGGAAGCCTCGCCGTCGTCGGGCGTAGCCCGACTGCCTGAGGGATCTTCGATCCCTCTCCGTTTACGGCGAGGAGGATGTCACTTCCAGATCAGTCCCGTAACCGAGCCACTCAACACGAGGTCGGCGTCGTTTCGACAGGCGATCGACACCGCGAGTTCGTAGCGATCGTCGCGTTCCGCGACGTCCTCGGTGGTCCACGTGCAGGTGATCGACTCGCCCGTGTAGACCGGCCGGTGGAACGTAAACTCCATCGTGTGGGCCAGCACCTCGAGGTCGCCGCCGATGGCGGT
Protein-coding sequences here:
- a CDS encoding MaoC/PaaZ C-terminal domain-containing protein — encoded protein: MDVPREGDVHTVERTFTTEDVRRFAELSGDTQPQHVEPDEDGRLVVHGLLTATLPTAIGGDLEVLAHTMEFTFHRPVYTGESITCTWTTEDVAERDDRYELAVSIACRNDADLVLSGSVTGLIWK